One genomic region from Desulfurobacteriaceae bacterium encodes:
- a CDS encoding DEAD/DEAH box helicase family protein, whose protein sequence is MNTSENDLVKEFFIPLLKNSIEYKRGVGFFSSGWFKVVSEGIINLVLNGGRIRLITSPILSKEDYEALIKGTQAARDRKLYEAILFSIKDLKESLEEDTLSAIAWMIADGIMEIKLAVPRNNLTGDFHDKFGIFIDSEGNKVAFSGSPNESIQGMHNYESIKIFPSWRDLTSKEIAEAEDCRFELLWNDKDPNLKVFSIPEAARKEILKLRTKKRPYKKEVILSAFKENNLPVLRNYQKEAVSKWVSNNFQGIFEMATGTGKTFTSLFAINEFIKHSKRNLIVIIVPFVHLIDQWEKNVKLLFKDPIKCCGSKNKWLSVLRDKILIQNKGDIENLVVISTIQTAIKDYFLEVIRKASGNSLIVIDEVHYAGAPEFSKILDPFFKARIGLSATPVRMWDEIGTEKLEEYFGGVVYRFPLGRAIQEGFLTPYEYHPILVELTEEEFEEYQLYSEKIAKLLARESLSEEEKSKRLEHILISRANLLNRAKNKLKALEKLIVQNRLIKYSIFYCDPLQIEEVSSILRKYNIVISKFTAKETKEQLKKQKKKES, encoded by the coding sequence ATGAATACCTCAGAGAATGATTTAGTAAAGGAATTCTTTATTCCCTTATTAAAAAACTCTATCGAATATAAGAGGGGAGTGGGTTTTTTCTCTTCTGGATGGTTTAAAGTGGTGTCAGAGGGAATAATCAATCTTGTTCTAAATGGTGGAAGAATTAGACTTATAACAAGTCCTATTCTTTCAAAAGAAGACTATGAAGCCTTAATAAAGGGAACACAAGCAGCACGGGATAGAAAGCTTTATGAAGCTATTTTGTTTTCCATAAAAGATTTAAAAGAATCTCTTGAAGAAGATACTTTATCAGCTATTGCTTGGATGATTGCAGACGGAATAATGGAGATAAAGTTGGCAGTTCCAAGAAATAATTTAACAGGAGATTTTCATGATAAATTCGGTATTTTCATCGACAGCGAAGGAAACAAAGTAGCTTTTTCCGGTTCACCAAATGAAAGTATACAAGGTATGCATAATTACGAATCTATAAAAATTTTCCCTTCATGGAGAGATCTTACATCAAAAGAAATTGCTGAAGCTGAGGATTGTAGATTTGAATTACTATGGAACGATAAAGATCCAAATTTAAAAGTTTTTTCAATCCCAGAGGCAGCAAGAAAGGAGATTCTTAAGTTAAGGACAAAAAAAAGACCTTACAAAAAAGAAGTAATCTTAAGTGCATTTAAAGAAAATAACTTACCTGTTCTAAGAAATTATCAAAAAGAAGCGGTTAGTAAGTGGGTTAGTAATAACTTTCAAGGCATATTTGAGATGGCAACAGGAACGGGAAAAACTTTTACTTCCTTGTTTGCAATAAATGAATTTATTAAACATTCAAAGCGAAACTTAATAGTAATTATAGTTCCTTTTGTTCACTTAATAGATCAGTGGGAGAAAAACGTTAAGTTACTGTTTAAAGATCCTATTAAATGCTGCGGTTCGAAAAACAAATGGTTATCAGTGTTGAGAGACAAAATTTTGATACAAAATAAGGGGGATATAGAAAACTTAGTCGTTATTTCTACCATACAAACAGCTATTAAAGATTACTTTCTTGAGGTTATTCGTAAAGCTTCTGGTAATAGTCTAATCGTTATTGATGAAGTTCACTATGCTGGTGCACCTGAATTTTCAAAAATACTTGATCCATTCTTTAAAGCTCGTATCGGCTTGTCTGCTACTCCGGTTAGAATGTGGGATGAAATTGGAACTGAGAAATTGGAGGAATATTTTGGTGGTGTTGTTTATCGCTTTCCTTTAGGAAGGGCTATTCAGGAAGGTTTTCTAACTCCTTACGAGTATCATCCTATTTTAGTTGAACTTACAGAGGAAGAGTTTGAAGAATATCAACTGTATTCAGAAAAAATAGCCAAGTTGCTTGCCCGCGAAAGTTTATCTGAAGAAGAAAAGAGTAAGAGGTTAGAACATATTCTCATTAGTAGAGCTAATCTTTTAAATAGGGCAAAAAATAAGTTAAAGGCTTTAGAGAAATTAATAGTTCAGAATAGACTCATTAAATACAGTATTTTTTATTGTGATCCTTTACAAATTGAAGAAGTTTCTAGTATACTTAGAAAATATAATATAGTTATTTCTAAATTTACAGCTAAAGAAACAAAAGAACAGCTAAAGAAACAAAAGAAGAAAGAAAGCTAA
- a CDS encoding helicase-related protein — translation MVAMKCLDEGVDVPATQYAYFLSSSTNSRQFIQRRGRILRKFKGKEKAVIFDFITVPPKDREISPVTRKILSREFKRFREFASYAVNKYRAKKEILDVAKRYHLLDEV, via the coding sequence TTGGTTGCAATGAAGTGTTTAGATGAGGGAGTGGATGTTCCTGCTACACAATATGCATATTTCCTGTCTAGTAGCACGAACTCACGACAGTTTATTCAACGAAGGGGAAGAATCTTACGCAAATTTAAGGGAAAAGAAAAAGCAGTAATATTTGATTTTATCACCGTTCCTCCTAAAGACCGCGAAATTTCACCAGTTACCCGTAAAATCTTATCTAGAGAGTTCAAGAGATTTAGAGAATTTGCTTCATATGCAGTTAATAAGTATAGGGCTAAAAAGGAAATACTTGATGTTGCAAAGAGATATCACCTTTTAGATGAGGTTTAA
- a CDS encoding DUF262 domain-containing protein — translation MGVEYKKYELEKFFDLIDSGKIVLPEFQRGYVWSIGKQKRFLASILVGLPVGSTLHIEGSAGDFVARAICERREVNPKEECEYLLDGQQRISTLYNIFQDIYEKEETRDWKKVLNSLFDKLRYRWFIKLSKEDDIFGLKTLKFDPSKLLTLEPRRVEEYIEVKKIEDIKEEKIQKKNAWYHPAFIPIKDGRKLTGRLSELEKARLAAEEYLVPLFEIRKKELGLHRQVLKQIAKRRVEELQAEVADGKLKLRDILSDIHPDIDNLDERTINEVWTELQISWVEDVSRYLEGLLKREIPVVLLHKNEIGRAAVIFEEFNTGGTKLEDFDLFVAKAARVDSERSLVRRIMNVLDRSFDTTHLENEAINWKANLFTPTKELSKKFKKIFLNSLSLIVFSLEKGEELSKEMTLSGKILSLQPEDVVKYTERVTEAIVKAFAFLQLKCGHVNEKSISYEYMILPIVYVFYCKDDIWYDNSILNKIGAWFWGSLFAGMYKERQDDQLIKDIKMLKAWLVDGEEDSEEFRRWKTVVTDKIFNREGYSDWETLLNKNPETEAPKAIKKAILNYILSKKPVDFLPDQEINLTAYKCANGNFKLEEHHIIPLASATKIGESTKKIRKEKKHILNSPLNLTYISDSANLRIRDKRIDEYFNELGHFKIGTHIFPTDIRKPQNDEERKEILKKRLELLKQSVTSEINMLLNS, via the coding sequence GTGGGAGTAGAATATAAAAAGTATGAGTTAGAGAAATTCTTTGATCTTATAGATAGTGGAAAGATAGTTCTTCCAGAATTTCAAAGAGGATATGTATGGTCAATAGGAAAACAAAAAAGATTTCTTGCTAGTATTTTAGTAGGATTGCCAGTTGGAAGTACTCTTCATATTGAAGGTTCAGCTGGTGACTTTGTTGCAAGAGCTATTTGTGAACGACGAGAAGTGAACCCGAAAGAAGAATGTGAATATCTTTTAGATGGTCAGCAGAGGATTTCTACTCTTTATAATATTTTTCAAGATATTTATGAAAAAGAAGAAACAAGGGATTGGAAAAAAGTCTTAAATTCTCTCTTTGATAAGCTTAGATATAGATGGTTTATTAAATTATCAAAGGAAGATGATATCTTTGGACTTAAAACATTAAAATTTGATCCAAGTAAGCTTCTTACTCTTGAACCTAGAAGAGTGGAAGAGTATATAGAGGTGAAGAAAATAGAAGATATAAAGGAAGAAAAAATACAGAAAAAAAATGCTTGGTACCATCCTGCATTTATTCCTATAAAAGATGGACGAAAACTTACAGGTCGGTTATCTGAATTGGAAAAGGCAAGATTGGCTGCAGAGGAATATTTAGTACCTTTGTTTGAAATTAGAAAGAAAGAGTTAGGATTGCATAGGCAAGTTCTTAAGCAAATTGCTAAAAGAAGAGTAGAAGAATTACAAGCAGAAGTAGCTGATGGAAAACTTAAGTTGAGAGATATATTGTCAGATATTCATCCAGATATAGATAACTTGGACGAAAGAACTATTAATGAAGTATGGACAGAGTTGCAAATTAGTTGGGTAGAGGATGTTTCAAGATATCTAGAAGGATTACTAAAAAGAGAAATTCCTGTTGTACTTTTACACAAAAATGAAATAGGTAGAGCTGCTGTTATTTTTGAGGAATTTAATACTGGAGGAACTAAGTTAGAAGATTTCGATTTGTTTGTTGCTAAAGCAGCTAGAGTAGATTCAGAGAGGTCACTTGTAAGAAGGATAATGAATGTTCTAGATAGATCTTTTGATACTACTCATTTAGAAAATGAGGCTATAAATTGGAAAGCAAATTTATTTACTCCAACAAAAGAGTTAAGTAAGAAATTTAAAAAGATATTTTTGAATTCCTTATCGTTAATAGTATTTTCTCTGGAAAAAGGAGAAGAGCTTTCGAAAGAAATGACTCTTAGTGGTAAGATTCTTTCTTTACAACCTGAAGATGTAGTTAAATATACTGAGAGAGTAACAGAAGCTATTGTGAAAGCTTTTGCGTTTCTACAGTTGAAGTGTGGGCATGTTAATGAAAAATCTATTAGTTATGAATATATGATTTTACCAATAGTGTATGTGTTCTATTGTAAAGATGACATATGGTACGATAATAGCATTCTGAATAAGATAGGTGCTTGGTTTTGGGGATCTTTGTTTGCTGGTATGTATAAAGAAAGACAGGATGATCAGTTAATTAAAGATATAAAAATGCTTAAAGCTTGGTTAGTAGATGGAGAAGAAGATTCAGAAGAATTTAGGCGTTGGAAAACTGTTGTAACAGATAAAATATTTAATAGGGAAGGTTATTCAGACTGGGAGACACTGTTAAATAAAAATCCGGAAACAGAAGCACCTAAAGCTATTAAGAAAGCTATACTGAACTATATTCTTAGTAAGAAACCTGTAGATTTTTTACCGGATCAAGAGATTAATCTTACTGCGTATAAGTGTGCTAATGGTAATTTTAAGTTGGAAGAGCATCACATTATACCACTAGCAAGTGCAACTAAAATAGGAGAGTCTACAAAGAAGATAAGAAAAGAGAAAAAGCATATTTTGAATAGTCCCCTCAATCTTACATATATCTCTGATTCAGCAAATTTAAGAATCAGAGATAAAAGAATAGATGAGTACTTTAACGAGTTGGGACACTTTAAAATAGGTACCCACATTTTTCCAACGGATATAAGGAAGCCTCAGAATGACGAAGAAAGAAAAGAAATTCTTAAGAAACGTTTGGAACTTTTGAAACAGAGTGTGACCTCTGAAATCAATATGTTACTAAATTCCTAA